In a single window of the Osmerus eperlanus chromosome 2, fOsmEpe2.1, whole genome shotgun sequence genome:
- the nbr1b gene encoding next to BRCA1 gene 1 protein isoform X3 has translation MDFYINLKVNFRGNAKNFLLSGSETKSWESMEAMVKRSFGLCNLQVTYFDEENEEVSINSQMEYEEALKSASRQGNRLHMNVYETRGQPTRVPAKASATEPKRGFRPPQHCPTLAQVVSRKIQAAVPEQGMVPQVIMKELKGTKEEDKTPPAWFTSYMEKFKDQVVREAVEKICREFSGQCCIHKPLGAEAQVPEVTSSTLPGAPSSTPACSSCRGQTAGGGYQCSVCTSCTLCEPCSFSHDPSHNLVRARTPLSIPEHGSPAPDHSRFYRRGDRSFRKAEKQRLKAEKRQLKAEVKEIRKQLRMERRGLQWSAAGDGSSSPVLLQPRATQANSPERPKRPCPLVVPAMTALFLDENLPDGTRLRPGTKFIKYWKMRNTGTVCWSSDTKLKFMWGNLAVGSGDRWREVSVPSLQPGQVGVVSVALCAPALEGSYTSHWRLAHGGEQFGPRVWCSIVVDPLAPAAMMADGVLVSPCVTPQGKNPVSTGKPGKSCSVSREQPLMSVDQEEGEYYIPSVDLLTAQDLLSFELLDINIVQELESAPNNTPADMTPCMSPLPHDGPLQEKTTPLGLIQEEAEAQGVTSILDVSQGVGPGTEVGGVPAQEEGEEDISGTQFVCETVIRSLTLEEAPDHAPLHGTRPRTGKVLRPAAQGGSSSTCVKGKGADHRGARRVEKSQDTGAAAPLRATRPAPLRTALPPPLRAPAPPPACQQEQRMSDEGLESDIETICVDASGDEAKEGAEKDPEGEGNGEGARSRSSSASSEDYIIILPDCFDTSRPLGESMYSSALSQPGEALPETPGDPDHKHQCRTTPEGEGGDMEEATGAVSGSSSANDMLCTSQTLDDEPLTPVVVAAPRPNAAATSSVDSDAEPSEGSLDVTGLYQPGDTGDGTGPVQPQPDNAAASGGAEASEDPRHHGWAGEGSSLCSSISLQGSLHWAAWTSTAACGRGHPGHHDGGAGGDGLRGPSPQPTAAEETQLQPAGCGQ, from the exons ATGGACTTCTACATCAATTTGAAGGTGAATTTCAGGGGCAATGCCAAAAATTTCCTCCTGTCTGGTTCGGAGACGAAGAGTTGGGAGTCAATGGAGGCCATG GTGAAAAGGTCCTTTGGTCTGTGTAATCTGCAAGTGACATACTTTGATGAAGAAAATGAGGAG GTTTCCATTAATAGCCAAA TGGAGTATGAGGAAGCCTTGAAG AGTGCATCGCGACAAGGGAACCGACTTCATATGAACGTGTATGAGACCAGGGGCCAGCCCACACGCGTGCCAGCCAAGGCTAGCGCCACAGAGCCCAAGCGGGGCTTCAGGCCACCCCAACACTGCCCGACTCTGGCCCAGGTGGTCAGCCGCAAGATCCAGGCTGCTGTCCCTGAGCAGGGCATGGT CCCACAGGTGATCATGAAGGAACTGAAGGGGACaaaggaggaggacaagacCCCACCAGCCTGGTTCACATCCTACATGGAGAAG TTTAAGGACCAGGTGGTGCGTGAGGCGGTGGAGAAGATCTGCCGGGAGTTCTCTGGCCAGTGTTGCATCCACAAGCCCCTGGGGGCAGAGGCCCAGGTCCCTGAGGTCacgtcctccaccctgcctggaGCACCCAGCTCAACTCCCGCCTGCAGCAGCTGCCGTGGCCAGACTGCTGGGGGAGGGTAccagtgcag tgtgTGTACGTCCTGCACACTGTGTGAGCCCTGCAGCTTCTCCCATGACCCCAGCCACAACCTGGTAAGGGCACggacccccctctccatccccgaGCACGGGTCCCCCGCGCCGGACCACAGCAG GTTCTACCGGCGAGGCGACCGGAGCTTCCGGAAGGCGGAGAAGCAGCGTCTGAAGGCGGAGAAGCGCCAGCTGAAGGCGGAGGTGAAGGAGATCAGGAAACAGCTGAGGATGGAGAGGCGGGGCCTGCAGTGGAGCGCCGCCGGCGACGGGAGCTCCTCCCCCGTCCTGCTGCAGCCTCGGGCCACCCAGGCCAACAGCCCAGA ACGTCCGAAGCGCCCTTGCCCGCTGGTGGTGCCTGCCATGACCGCCCTGTTCCTGGACGAGAACTTGCCCGACGGCACCCGCCTTCGCCCGGGCACCAAGTTCATCAAGTACTGGAAGATGAGGAACACTGGCACTGTCTGCTGGAGCTCCGACACCAAG TTGAAGTTCATGTGGGGTAACTTGGCAGTGGGTTCAGGGGACCGCTGGAGGGAGGTGTCtgtcccctccctgcagcctggGCAGGTGGGTGTTGTCAGCGTGGCGCTGTGCGCCCCGGCCCTGGAGGGCTCCTACACCTCCCACTGGCGCCTGGCCCACGGCGGCGAGCAGTTTGGCCCCCGCGTCTGGTGCAGCATCGTGGTGGACCCCCTGGCGCCTGCCGCCATGATGGCCGACGGGGTGCTGGTGTCACCCTGCGTCACCCCGCAG GGGAAGAACCCTGTGTCCACTGGGAAGCCTGGGAAGTCCTGTAGCGTCTCCAGAGAGCAGCCTCTCATGTCggtggaccaggaggagggagaatacTACATCCCCTCCGTCGACCTTCTCACCGCGCAG GATTTGTTGTCCTTCGAGCTGCTGGACATCAACATAgtgcaggagctggagagtgCTCCCAATAACACTCCTGCTG ATATGACCCCCTGTATGTCCCCCCTGCCCCATGATGGCCCCCTGCAGGAGAAGACCACACCCCTGGGACTGATACAGGAAGAGGCTGAGGCCCAGGGAGTCACCAGCATTCTGG ACGTGTCCCAGGGGGTGGGTCCTGGCACAGAAGTGGGAGGAGTCCCAGcccaggaggaaggagaggaggacatcAGCGGGACTCAGTTTGTCTGCGAGACCGTGATTCGCTCCCTCACTCTGGAGGAGGCTCCTGACCACGCCCCCCTGCATGGGACCCGGCCGAGGACAGGGAAAG TGCTCCGCCCAGCAGCTCAGGggggctcctcctccacctgtgTCAAAGGGAAAGGGGCCGATCATCGAGGGGCGAGGCGGGTGGAGAAGAGCCAGGACACCGGCGCAGCGGCGCCCCTCCGCGCCACCCGCCCCGCCCCGCTCCGCACCGCTCTCCCGCCCCCCCTACGagcccctgccccgcccccagcTTGTCAGCAGGAGCAGAGGATGTCAG ACGAGGGTCTGGAGTCCGACATCGAGACCATCTGCGTGGACGCCAGCGGCGATGAGGCCAAGGAGGGAGCGGAGAAAGACCCGGAGGGGGAAGGAAACGGAGAGGGGGCCCGCAGTCGCTCGTCCTCGGCCTCCTCCGAGGATTACATCATCATCCTCCCTGACTGCTTTGACACCAGTCGTCCACTAGGGGAGTCCATGTACAG ctctgccCTGTCCCAGCCTGGAGAAGCCCTACCCGAGACCCCCGGTGATCCCGACCACAAACATCAGTGTCGAACCACcccggagggagaggggggggacatggaAGAGGCCACCGGGGCGGTGTCGGGGTCCAGCAGTGCCAACGACATGCTGTGTACCTCCCAGACCCTGGATGATGAGCCTCTGACCCCTGTGGTGGTGGCAGCACCCAGGCCCAACGCTGCTGCCACATCCAG tgtggaCAGTGATGCTGAACCATCAGAGGGAAGTCTGGATGTGACTGGACTCTACCAGCCTGGGGACACGGGGGATG GGACCGGCCCGGTCCAGCCGCAGCCCGACAACGCAGCTGCCTCTGGGGGAGCCGAGGCCTCCGAGGACCCCAG GCATCACGGGTGGGCTGGTGAAGGGAGCTCTCTCTGTAGCAGCATCAGCCTACAAGGCTCTCTTCACTGGGCAGCCTGGACCAGCACAG cCGCCTGTGGACGGGGCCACCCAGGACACCATGATGGCGGTGCTGGTGGAGATGGGCTTCGGGGACCGTCCCCTCAACCAACGGCTGCTGAAGAAACACAGCTACAACCTGCTGGATGTGGTCAATGA
- the nbr1b gene encoding next to BRCA1 gene 1 protein isoform X5: MDFYINLKVNFRGNAKNFLLSGSETKSWESMEAMVKRSFGLCNLQVTYFDEENEEVSINSQMEYEEALKSASRQGNRLHMNVYETRGQPTRVPAKASATEPKRGFRPPQHCPTLAQVVSRKIQAAVPEQGMVPQVIMKELKGTKEEDKTPPAWFTSYMEKFKDQVVREAVEKICREFSGQCCIHKPLGAEAQVPEVTSSTLPGAPSSTPACSSCRGQTAGGGYQCSVCTSCTLCEPCSFSHDPSHNLVRARTPLSIPEHGSPAPDHSRFYRRGDRSFRKAEKQRLKAEKRQLKAEVKEIRKQLRMERRGLQWSAAGDGSSSPVLLQPRATQANSPERPKRPCPLVVPAMTALFLDENLPDGTRLRPGTKFIKYWKMRNTGTVCWSSDTKLKFMWGNLAVGSGDRWREVSVPSLQPGQVGVVSVALCAPALEGSYTSHWRLAHGGEQFGPRVWCSIVVDPLAPAAMMADGVLVSPCVTPQGKNPVSTGKPGKSCSVSREQPLMSVDQEEGEYYIPSVDLLTAQDLLSFELLDINIVQELESAPNNTPADMTPCMSPLPHDGPLQEKTTPLGLIQEEAEAQGVTSILDVSQGVGPGTEVGGVPAQEEGEEDISGTQFVCETVIRSLTLEEAPDHAPLHGTRPRTGKVLRPAAQGGSSSTCVKGKGADHRGARRVEKSQDTGAAAPLRATRPAPLRTALPPPLRAPAPPPACQQEQRMSDEGLESDIETICVDASGDEAKEGAEKDPEGEGNGEGARSRSSSASSEDYIIILPDCFDTSRPLGESMYSSALSQPGEALPETPGDPDHKHQCRTTPEGEGGDMEEATGAVSGSSSANDMLCTSQTLDDEPLTPVVVAAPRPNAAATSSVDSDAEPSEGSLDVTGLYQPGDTGDGTGPVQPQPDNAAASGGAEASEDPSRLWTGPPRTP, encoded by the exons ATGGACTTCTACATCAATTTGAAGGTGAATTTCAGGGGCAATGCCAAAAATTTCCTCCTGTCTGGTTCGGAGACGAAGAGTTGGGAGTCAATGGAGGCCATG GTGAAAAGGTCCTTTGGTCTGTGTAATCTGCAAGTGACATACTTTGATGAAGAAAATGAGGAG GTTTCCATTAATAGCCAAA TGGAGTATGAGGAAGCCTTGAAG AGTGCATCGCGACAAGGGAACCGACTTCATATGAACGTGTATGAGACCAGGGGCCAGCCCACACGCGTGCCAGCCAAGGCTAGCGCCACAGAGCCCAAGCGGGGCTTCAGGCCACCCCAACACTGCCCGACTCTGGCCCAGGTGGTCAGCCGCAAGATCCAGGCTGCTGTCCCTGAGCAGGGCATGGT CCCACAGGTGATCATGAAGGAACTGAAGGGGACaaaggaggaggacaagacCCCACCAGCCTGGTTCACATCCTACATGGAGAAG TTTAAGGACCAGGTGGTGCGTGAGGCGGTGGAGAAGATCTGCCGGGAGTTCTCTGGCCAGTGTTGCATCCACAAGCCCCTGGGGGCAGAGGCCCAGGTCCCTGAGGTCacgtcctccaccctgcctggaGCACCCAGCTCAACTCCCGCCTGCAGCAGCTGCCGTGGCCAGACTGCTGGGGGAGGGTAccagtgcag tgtgTGTACGTCCTGCACACTGTGTGAGCCCTGCAGCTTCTCCCATGACCCCAGCCACAACCTGGTAAGGGCACggacccccctctccatccccgaGCACGGGTCCCCCGCGCCGGACCACAGCAG GTTCTACCGGCGAGGCGACCGGAGCTTCCGGAAGGCGGAGAAGCAGCGTCTGAAGGCGGAGAAGCGCCAGCTGAAGGCGGAGGTGAAGGAGATCAGGAAACAGCTGAGGATGGAGAGGCGGGGCCTGCAGTGGAGCGCCGCCGGCGACGGGAGCTCCTCCCCCGTCCTGCTGCAGCCTCGGGCCACCCAGGCCAACAGCCCAGA ACGTCCGAAGCGCCCTTGCCCGCTGGTGGTGCCTGCCATGACCGCCCTGTTCCTGGACGAGAACTTGCCCGACGGCACCCGCCTTCGCCCGGGCACCAAGTTCATCAAGTACTGGAAGATGAGGAACACTGGCACTGTCTGCTGGAGCTCCGACACCAAG TTGAAGTTCATGTGGGGTAACTTGGCAGTGGGTTCAGGGGACCGCTGGAGGGAGGTGTCtgtcccctccctgcagcctggGCAGGTGGGTGTTGTCAGCGTGGCGCTGTGCGCCCCGGCCCTGGAGGGCTCCTACACCTCCCACTGGCGCCTGGCCCACGGCGGCGAGCAGTTTGGCCCCCGCGTCTGGTGCAGCATCGTGGTGGACCCCCTGGCGCCTGCCGCCATGATGGCCGACGGGGTGCTGGTGTCACCCTGCGTCACCCCGCAG GGGAAGAACCCTGTGTCCACTGGGAAGCCTGGGAAGTCCTGTAGCGTCTCCAGAGAGCAGCCTCTCATGTCggtggaccaggaggagggagaatacTACATCCCCTCCGTCGACCTTCTCACCGCGCAG GATTTGTTGTCCTTCGAGCTGCTGGACATCAACATAgtgcaggagctggagagtgCTCCCAATAACACTCCTGCTG ATATGACCCCCTGTATGTCCCCCCTGCCCCATGATGGCCCCCTGCAGGAGAAGACCACACCCCTGGGACTGATACAGGAAGAGGCTGAGGCCCAGGGAGTCACCAGCATTCTGG ACGTGTCCCAGGGGGTGGGTCCTGGCACAGAAGTGGGAGGAGTCCCAGcccaggaggaaggagaggaggacatcAGCGGGACTCAGTTTGTCTGCGAGACCGTGATTCGCTCCCTCACTCTGGAGGAGGCTCCTGACCACGCCCCCCTGCATGGGACCCGGCCGAGGACAGGGAAAG TGCTCCGCCCAGCAGCTCAGGggggctcctcctccacctgtgTCAAAGGGAAAGGGGCCGATCATCGAGGGGCGAGGCGGGTGGAGAAGAGCCAGGACACCGGCGCAGCGGCGCCCCTCCGCGCCACCCGCCCCGCCCCGCTCCGCACCGCTCTCCCGCCCCCCCTACGagcccctgccccgcccccagcTTGTCAGCAGGAGCAGAGGATGTCAG ACGAGGGTCTGGAGTCCGACATCGAGACCATCTGCGTGGACGCCAGCGGCGATGAGGCCAAGGAGGGAGCGGAGAAAGACCCGGAGGGGGAAGGAAACGGAGAGGGGGCCCGCAGTCGCTCGTCCTCGGCCTCCTCCGAGGATTACATCATCATCCTCCCTGACTGCTTTGACACCAGTCGTCCACTAGGGGAGTCCATGTACAG ctctgccCTGTCCCAGCCTGGAGAAGCCCTACCCGAGACCCCCGGTGATCCCGACCACAAACATCAGTGTCGAACCACcccggagggagaggggggggacatggaAGAGGCCACCGGGGCGGTGTCGGGGTCCAGCAGTGCCAACGACATGCTGTGTACCTCCCAGACCCTGGATGATGAGCCTCTGACCCCTGTGGTGGTGGCAGCACCCAGGCCCAACGCTGCTGCCACATCCAG tgtggaCAGTGATGCTGAACCATCAGAGGGAAGTCTGGATGTGACTGGACTCTACCAGCCTGGGGACACGGGGGATG GGACCGGCCCGGTCCAGCCGCAGCCCGACAACGCAGCTGCCTCTGGGGGAGCCGAGGCCTCCGAGGACCCCAG cCGCCTGTGGACGGGGCCACCCAGGACACCATGA